A region from the Candidatus Tenderia electrophaga genome encodes:
- a CDS encoding LPS biosynthesis protein, whose amino-acid sequence MNQASEKTQYHGTLEAKYGLPSEVKFCNKCVISNQRPNSTVEYEHTRASKKETINFDADGVCDACRVAEQKQTTIDWDAREAELQALCDQFRSSDGSYDCLLPGSGGKDSFYAAHILKDKYGMHPLTVTWAPHIYTPWGWENLQAWIHAGFDNILHTPNGRVHRLLTRLAVENLFHPFQPFIIGQKAIAPKVAAQHGIKLVFYGENEAEYGNPQGDMETAKRDYKYFTGGDESQINLAGVSLQSLKQDYGLEQQDLLPYLPAKPDDLERVGVEVHYLGYYLKWHPQSCYYYAVDEGGFKAAPERTPGTYQKYASIDDKLDDFHFYTTFIKFGIGHASYDAAQEIRSGDIEREEGVALVKRFDGEFPERFADEVFRYLSITEKEFPQAYRQFEHPKMDRDYFMALCDRFRSPHLWMKQDGEWRLRHTVWG is encoded by the coding sequence ATGAACCAAGCATCTGAAAAAACACAATACCATGGTACGCTGGAGGCCAAATACGGCCTGCCGAGCGAGGTGAAGTTTTGCAACAAATGCGTCATCTCCAACCAGCGCCCCAACTCTACCGTCGAATACGAGCATACCCGGGCCTCCAAGAAGGAGACTATCAACTTCGATGCGGATGGTGTGTGTGATGCCTGCCGCGTGGCGGAGCAAAAGCAGACCACTATCGATTGGGATGCGCGCGAAGCTGAATTGCAGGCCTTGTGCGATCAATTTCGTTCCAGCGACGGCAGCTATGACTGCCTGCTGCCCGGTTCCGGCGGCAAGGACAGCTTCTACGCCGCGCATATCCTCAAAGACAAATACGGCATGCACCCCCTCACCGTGACCTGGGCGCCCCATATCTATACGCCCTGGGGCTGGGAAAATCTTCAGGCCTGGATCCACGCCGGCTTCGATAATATTTTGCACACCCCCAACGGCCGCGTGCACCGGCTGTTGACGCGTTTGGCGGTGGAAAACCTGTTTCATCCTTTTCAGCCCTTTATCATCGGCCAGAAGGCCATCGCCCCGAAAGTCGCCGCTCAGCACGGCATCAAGCTGGTGTTCTACGGCGAAAACGAGGCGGAATACGGCAATCCGCAAGGCGATATGGAAACGGCCAAGCGCGATTACAAATACTTTACCGGCGGCGATGAGTCTCAGATCAATCTGGCCGGCGTCAGTCTGCAATCATTGAAGCAGGACTACGGCTTGGAACAACAAGATCTGCTGCCCTATCTGCCGGCCAAACCCGACGACCTGGAACGGGTGGGCGTAGAGGTCCATTACCTGGGCTATTATCTGAAATGGCATCCACAGAGCTGTTATTACTACGCCGTGGACGAAGGCGGCTTCAAGGCGGCACCCGAACGCACGCCGGGCACCTATCAAAAGTACGCCAGTATCGACGACAAGCTGGACGATTTTCACTTCTACACCACCTTCATCAAATTCGGCATCGGCCACGCCAGCTACGACGCGGCCCAGGAGATCCGCTCAGGCGACATTGAGCGCGAGGAAGGCGTGGCCCTGGTGAAACGCTTCGACGGCGAGTTCCCGGAACGCTTCGCCGACGAGGTGTTCCGTTATCTATCCATCACCGAAAAAGAGTTTCCTCAGGCGTACCGCCAGTTCGAACACCCGAAAATGGATCGCGATTATTTCATGGCCCTGTGCGACCGCTTCCGCTCGCCCCATTTATGGATGAAACAGGACGGCGAGTGGCGGCTGCGCCACACCGTGTGGGGATAA
- a CDS encoding flagellar biosynthesis protein FlgI, which translates to MSTRFGFGLVLLAALCVSQAAYAERIKDLAQIAGVRSNQLVGYGLVVGLDGTGDQTTQTPFTIQSIKSMLAQFGVTIPPNVNPQLKNVAAVSLHADLPPFAKPGQRIDVTVASLGNAKSLRGGSLLMAPLKGADNQIYAIAQGNLVVGGFGASGNDGSRITVNIPSAGRIPGGATVERPAPTSFGEEHSLVLNLFSPDFTTAHRLAGAINEKIGMGTAAPVDGSSIRIQAPRDAGQRVAYVSMIENLTLEPGEGSARVVVNSRTGTVVIGRHVRVTSAAVTHGSLTVTITEKPTVSQPAPLSAGGSTVVVPTSDVEVAEEKRKMFLFDPGISLGEIVRAVNNVGAAPGDLVAILEALKEAGALRAQLVVI; encoded by the coding sequence ATGAGTACACGTTTTGGCTTCGGCCTGGTATTGCTGGCGGCCTTGTGCGTCAGCCAGGCGGCGTATGCGGAACGCATTAAAGACCTGGCTCAAATCGCCGGCGTGCGCTCCAACCAACTGGTCGGCTACGGCCTGGTGGTGGGCCTGGACGGCACCGGTGACCAGACCACCCAGACCCCGTTCACCATCCAGAGCATCAAGAGTATGCTGGCCCAGTTCGGCGTCACCATACCGCCCAATGTCAATCCACAGCTGAAGAATGTGGCCGCCGTATCGCTGCACGCCGATCTGCCGCCCTTTGCCAAACCGGGCCAGAGGATCGACGTCACCGTCGCCTCCTTGGGGAATGCCAAGAGCCTGCGCGGCGGCAGCCTGTTGATGGCGCCGCTGAAAGGCGCCGACAACCAGATCTACGCCATTGCCCAGGGTAACCTGGTGGTGGGCGGCTTCGGCGCATCCGGTAACGACGGCTCGCGCATTACAGTCAATATTCCCAGCGCCGGCCGGATCCCCGGCGGTGCCACGGTGGAGCGCCCCGCGCCCACCTCTTTTGGTGAAGAACACAGCTTGGTGCTGAACCTGTTCAGCCCCGACTTCACCACCGCCCACCGCCTGGCCGGCGCCATTAACGAAAAGATCGGCATGGGCACGGCGGCACCCGTCGACGGTTCGTCGATTCGCATTCAGGCACCGCGCGACGCCGGACAGCGGGTGGCCTATGTCTCCATGATCGAAAATCTGACCCTGGAACCGGGCGAGGGCTCGGCGCGCGTGGTGGTGAACTCGCGCACCGGTACGGTGGTCATCGGCCGTCACGTGCGCGTGACCTCGGCGGCGGTGACCCATGGCAGTCTCACCGTCACCATTACCGAAAAGCCCACCGTCAGTCAGCCGGCGCCGCTGTCCGCCGGCGGCAGTACCGTGGTGGTGCCGACTTCGGATGTGGAAGTTGCGGAGGAGAAGCGCAAGATGTTTCTGTTCGATCCCGGCATCTCCCTGGGCGAAATCGTGCGCGCGGTCAATAATGTAGGTGCGGCGCCCGGCGATCTGGTCGCTATCCTCGAAGCGCTTAAAGAGGCGGGCGCGTTAAGGGCCCAGCTGGTGGTGATCTAA
- a CDS encoding flagellar biosynthesis protein FlgE: protein MPFRIALSGLNAASADLKTTGNNIANAGTTGFKSSRTQFVDVFAVGYGGISSTAIGGGTRLASVSQQFSQGNIDFTDNNLDMAINGQGFFVLDDNGSRLLTRAGAFSVDRDGYVTNSSGHRLQIFDLSRDATGDPIVGADGNLRYETARTVDVQLATTVGAPQATESINPTINLNSADTTIDRGATAFNINDASTYTSSTSLTVYDSQGRPYPATQYYTNVSNTGANGDNTWETRLYVDGSPLTSTTTGGPAATLIFDTSGQVDAASTDGGQIVYDPFAVSGAANMNITLDLSNATQYGTPFAVTAMTQDGFSSGRLSGIDVNQDGVINARYTNGQAEVLGKVALANVSNPENLLPQGDTSWAETFSAGDLLLGEAGSSTYGLLQSGALEASNVDVASQLVSLITAQRNFQANAQVISTADTVTQTIINIR from the coding sequence ATGCCATTCCGTATAGCACTCAGTGGATTGAATGCGGCATCCGCCGATTTGAAGACCACAGGTAATAACATCGCGAATGCCGGCACCACCGGCTTCAAATCGTCGCGCACCCAATTCGTTGACGTATTTGCCGTCGGTTACGGCGGGATCTCGTCCACCGCCATCGGCGGCGGTACCCGCCTGGCGTCGGTGTCGCAGCAGTTCTCACAGGGGAACATCGACTTTACCGACAACAATCTCGACATGGCCATTAACGGCCAGGGGTTCTTTGTGTTGGATGACAACGGCAGTCGCCTGCTGACGCGCGCAGGGGCCTTTTCCGTGGACCGCGATGGCTATGTGACCAACAGCAGCGGCCATCGCCTGCAGATCTTTGACCTGAGTCGTGATGCGACCGGCGATCCGATCGTCGGCGCCGACGGCAACCTGCGCTATGAAACAGCGCGTACCGTGGACGTGCAATTGGCCACCACCGTCGGCGCGCCCCAGGCCACCGAATCCATCAATCCCACTATCAACTTGAATTCAGCCGATACCACGATCGATCGCGGCGCCACCGCATTCAACATCAATGACGCCTCCACCTATACCAGTTCCACGTCGCTGACCGTTTACGACTCACAGGGTCGGCCGTATCCCGCGACTCAGTACTACACGAATGTGAGTAACACAGGTGCGAACGGCGATAACACCTGGGAGACACGTCTGTATGTCGACGGCTCACCCTTGACCTCCACGACTACCGGTGGTCCTGCCGCGACGCTGATATTCGATACCTCGGGGCAAGTCGACGCAGCCTCGACCGATGGCGGTCAGATTGTCTATGACCCCTTCGCTGTGAGCGGTGCGGCCAATATGAATATCACCCTAGACTTGAGCAACGCAACACAGTACGGCACGCCCTTCGCCGTCACCGCCATGACTCAAGATGGTTTCTCCTCCGGCCGACTGAGCGGGATTGATGTCAATCAAGACGGTGTGATTAACGCGCGTTACACCAACGGCCAGGCCGAAGTGCTGGGCAAGGTCGCCTTGGCCAATGTCTCTAATCCGGAGAATTTGCTGCCCCAGGGTGACACGAGTTGGGCGGAGACCTTCAGCGCCGGCGACCTGCTGTTGGGCGAGGCCGGCTCATCGACCTACGGCCTGCTGCAGTCCGGTGCCCTGGAGGCGTCCAATGTGGACGTCGCGTCGCAGCTCGTCAGCCTGATCACCGCCCAGCGAAATTTCCAGGCCAACGCGCAGGTGATCAGCACCGCAGATACGGTCACCCAGACCATTATCAACATCCGTTAA
- a CDS encoding chemotaxis protein CheW: MASVMDSVDQRTQLAGHNRLELLLFKLNGRQRFGINVFKIQEVVHCPPLTQIPHSHSVVRGVATMRGKTIPVIDLGMAIGRAPVEDLSNSFMIVAEYNRSTQGFLVAGVERIVNLNWGDILPPPKGSGKDSYLTAVTRFENELIEIIDVEKVLAEVCNAPTEVSQALTENIEEKIRQQHVLVVDDSNVARNQVKRTLEQIGVECSLANNGRGALALLREWADNNDPRLEHLAVVVSDIEMPEMDGYTLTTEIRKDERFTHLYIMLHTSLSGTFNNAMVVKVGANKFIPKFKPDELAGAVVDRIKAFVEEKGY; the protein is encoded by the coding sequence ATGGCGAGTGTAATGGACTCGGTCGACCAACGCACCCAGTTGGCAGGCCATAACCGATTGGAATTATTACTATTTAAGCTGAATGGTCGGCAGCGCTTCGGGATCAACGTATTCAAGATCCAGGAGGTCGTGCATTGCCCGCCGTTGACCCAGATCCCCCATTCCCACTCGGTGGTGCGCGGTGTTGCCACCATGCGCGGCAAAACCATTCCGGTCATCGATCTGGGCATGGCTATCGGCCGCGCCCCGGTGGAGGATTTGTCCAACTCTTTTATGATCGTGGCGGAGTATAACCGTTCCACGCAGGGCTTCCTGGTGGCGGGTGTCGAACGTATCGTCAATCTCAATTGGGGGGATATCCTGCCGCCGCCCAAGGGTTCGGGCAAGGACAGCTATCTGACCGCGGTGACGCGTTTCGAAAACGAACTCATCGAGATCATCGACGTGGAGAAAGTGCTGGCCGAGGTCTGCAACGCGCCCACCGAGGTCTCCCAGGCGCTCACCGAAAACATCGAGGAAAAAATCCGTCAACAACATGTCTTGGTGGTGGATGATTCCAATGTCGCGCGTAATCAGGTCAAGCGTACCCTGGAGCAAATCGGTGTAGAGTGCTCTCTGGCCAATAACGGCCGCGGCGCGCTGGCGTTGTTGCGGGAATGGGCCGACAATAACGATCCCAGGCTTGAGCACTTGGCGGTGGTGGTGTCGGATATTGAAATGCCGGAAATGGACGGCTATACACTCACTACCGAGATTCGTAAGGACGAGCGCTTTACTCATCTCTATATCATGTTGCATACCTCGCTCAGTGGTACGTTCAACAACGCCATGGTGGTCAAAGTGGGGGCCAATAAATTTATCCCCAAGTTCAAGCCGGACGAGTTGGCGGGCGCGGTGGTGGATAGAATAAAGGCCTTTGTTGAAGAAAAAGGGTATTGA
- a CDS encoding flagellar biosynthesis protein FlgF: MDKFLYIASSGAKELMLAQSINANNLANANTVGFREDQAFYKALQMSGAGHASRAYVDTQGQGADFSPGSLMPTGRDLDVAIRGEGWVAVQGVDGTEAYTRAGDLKVSAAGLLTTNTGHPVIGNNAGPITLPPFEKIEIGGDGTISVIPRGQEASTLAVVDRIKLVKPDNNQLKKGVDGLFRHTDGIEVASDAEVRLISGTLESSNVNVVESMVKTMELARRFELQVKLMEQAKTLDESSTSIMKMN; encoded by the coding sequence ATGGATAAGTTTTTATACATAGCCAGCAGCGGTGCCAAGGAACTGATGTTGGCGCAAAGCATTAACGCCAACAATCTTGCCAACGCCAACACCGTCGGCTTTCGTGAGGATCAGGCCTTTTACAAGGCGTTGCAAATGTCCGGTGCCGGGCATGCCAGCCGCGCCTATGTCGACACCCAAGGACAGGGTGCCGATTTTTCTCCGGGCTCTCTCATGCCGACCGGACGCGACCTGGACGTTGCCATCCGCGGCGAGGGCTGGGTCGCTGTACAGGGAGTGGATGGAACCGAGGCCTATACGCGTGCCGGAGACTTGAAGGTCTCCGCCGCGGGCCTATTAACCACCAATACCGGCCATCCCGTTATCGGGAACAACGCCGGACCGATTACCCTGCCACCCTTTGAAAAGATCGAAATCGGCGGTGACGGCACTATTTCCGTCATTCCCAGAGGTCAGGAGGCGTCGACCCTGGCAGTGGTGGACCGCATTAAGTTGGTCAAACCGGACAATAATCAGCTGAAAAAAGGCGTCGACGGACTGTTTCGCCATACGGATGGTATAGAGGTTGCAAGCGATGCCGAGGTACGACTGATTTCCGGCACCTTGGAGTCGAGCAACGTCAACGTGGTGGAAAGCATGGTCAAGACCATGGAGCTGGCGCGCCGCTTCGAGCTGCAAGTCAAGCTGATGGAGCAGGCCAAGACCCTCGATGAATCTTCAACCAGCATCATGAAAATGAACTAA
- a CDS encoding acylneuraminate cytidylyltransferase → MIGGHKVLGVIPARGGSKGLPRKNILPLAGKPLLAWTIATAKASRYLDRVILSSDDEEIMAVARQYGCDVPFRRPDELASDRATTMDALHHAMEQVPGYDIAVVLQPTNPLRTAADIDHSLERLEHSGAASCVTVTEPDKSPYWTFTMDKDVLTPLLGEEYAQKRRQDLPRAWVLNGCVYAVRTPWFREHHRLIGKDTVGQPMPKERSLDIDTELDLQIAELMLRSSHSTRETGT, encoded by the coding sequence ATGATCGGCGGGCACAAAGTCCTGGGCGTGATTCCGGCGCGCGGCGGCTCCAAGGGCCTGCCACGCAAAAACATTTTACCCCTGGCGGGCAAACCGCTGTTGGCCTGGACGATCGCAACGGCCAAGGCCTCGCGCTACCTCGACCGTGTCATCCTGTCTTCCGATGATGAGGAGATCATGGCGGTGGCGCGCCAATACGGCTGCGATGTTCCTTTTCGCCGTCCCGATGAGCTGGCCTCGGACCGCGCCACCACTATGGACGCGCTGCATCATGCCATGGAGCAAGTGCCGGGCTATGACATCGCGGTCGTGCTGCAACCCACCAACCCGTTACGCACGGCCGCCGACATCGATCACAGCCTGGAACGCTTGGAACACAGCGGCGCCGCGAGTTGCGTCACGGTTACCGAGCCCGATAAAAGCCCCTATTGGACCTTTACCATGGACAAGGACGTCCTCACGCCCCTGCTGGGAGAGGAATACGCACAAAAAAGACGCCAGGATCTACCGCGCGCCTGGGTGCTCAACGGTTGTGTCTATGCCGTGCGCACCCCCTGGTTTCGCGAGCACCATCGGTTAATCGGCAAGGACACGGTAGGGCAGCCCATGCCCAAAGAACGCTCCCTGGATATCGACACCGAACTCGATTTGCAAATCGCAGAACTCATGCTGCGCAGCAGCCATTCTACCCGGGAGACCGGGACATGA
- a CDS encoding alcohol dehydrogenase, whose translation MTKTWRDVALDPQVSVKDAMAVLDAGSLQIALVVEADGHLAGTVTDGDIRRALLRGKGLDTSIHEVMNANPVTGLAEESRAIWQRTMQRHSLRHLPLLDSAGCVVDLVRFQTPSEPRRDTPVVIMAGGLGARLRPLTQQIPKPLIQVGSKPVLQTIIENFAEQGFEQIHLCINYKGEMIRKHFGDGSRFGVNIQYIEENERLGTAGALSLLPERPTRPFIVMNGDLLTKVDFVRLLEFHEQQAFTATMAMREYSHQIPYGVLKISDGYRLESLVEKPTERFYVNAGIYILDPTALDHLPQNQYFDMPGLFQKLMAEDKPAGCFPLRDYWIDIGRIEDLERAGAEFGEMFG comes from the coding sequence ATGACAAAGACCTGGCGCGATGTCGCCCTCGACCCCCAAGTCAGCGTAAAGGATGCCATGGCGGTGCTGGACGCCGGCAGCCTGCAGATCGCCCTGGTGGTGGAGGCCGACGGCCATCTCGCCGGCACCGTCACCGACGGCGACATCCGCCGCGCCCTGCTGCGCGGCAAGGGTCTGGACACCTCCATCCATGAGGTCATGAACGCCAATCCCGTCACCGGCCTGGCCGAAGAAAGTCGTGCCATCTGGCAACGCACCATGCAGCGCCACTCCTTGCGCCACCTGCCCCTGCTCGACAGCGCCGGTTGTGTGGTGGACCTGGTCCGTTTCCAAACTCCCAGTGAACCGCGCCGCGACACCCCGGTGGTGATCATGGCCGGCGGCCTGGGCGCGCGGCTGCGCCCGCTGACCCAACAAATCCCCAAGCCGCTGATCCAGGTCGGCTCCAAACCGGTATTGCAGACCATTATTGAGAACTTCGCCGAACAAGGCTTCGAACAGATCCACCTGTGTATCAATTACAAAGGCGAGATGATTCGCAAGCACTTCGGTGACGGTTCGCGTTTCGGCGTGAATATTCAATATATCGAAGAAAACGAACGCCTGGGTACCGCCGGCGCCCTAAGCCTGTTGCCCGAACGGCCCACGCGCCCCTTCATTGTCATGAACGGCGACCTGCTGACCAAGGTCGACTTTGTACGCCTATTGGAATTCCATGAGCAGCAGGCCTTCACCGCCACCATGGCCATGCGCGAATACAGCCACCAGATCCCCTATGGCGTGCTCAAAATTTCCGACGGCTACCGCCTCGAATCGCTGGTGGAAAAACCCACGGAACGCTTTTACGTTAACGCCGGCATTTACATCCTCGATCCCACCGCTCTCGATCACCTGCCCCAGAATCAATATTTCGACATGCCCGGTCTGTTTCAAAAGCTGATGGCGGAAGACAAACCGGCCGGTTGCTTCCCCTTGCGGGATTACTGGATCGACATCGGCCGCATCGAAGACCTAGAGCGGGCCGGCGCCGAGTTCGGGGAAATGTTCGGATGA
- a CDS encoding chemotaxis protein, which produces MSARDYDTFRRFLEEACGIVLGENKQYLVASRLNRLLRELEIESVGELVQALNRQPRSGLRERIIDAMTTNETFWFRDNHPYALLKDLILPDLAKQRPAQIRIWSAACSSGQEPYSISMVVQEYLQSRPGSLANNFQIIGTDISPSMLESAKTGKYDALALSRGLSPERKQRFFQAQGDLWQVKDEIRNRVRFAELNLMNNYASLGKFNIVFCRNVLIYFSSQLKRDILRRIAQTMVPGGYLFLGSTETIASYSDAFDTVRHEGGIVYRLKANTGTPSVPGFPSATR; this is translated from the coding sequence ATCTCGGCGCGTGATTACGATACCTTTCGTCGCTTTCTCGAAGAGGCGTGTGGCATCGTATTGGGCGAGAACAAGCAGTATCTCGTCGCCAGTCGGCTTAACCGGCTGTTACGCGAATTGGAAATCGAATCGGTCGGTGAGTTGGTGCAAGCCCTCAACAGGCAGCCGCGCTCGGGGCTGCGCGAGCGCATTATCGATGCTATGACCACCAACGAAACCTTCTGGTTTCGCGACAATCATCCCTATGCCTTGTTGAAGGACTTGATCTTGCCCGATCTGGCCAAACAGCGGCCCGCCCAGATCCGAATTTGGTCGGCCGCCTGTTCATCCGGTCAGGAGCCGTATTCCATTAGTATGGTGGTGCAGGAATACCTGCAAAGCCGCCCCGGCAGCCTGGCGAACAATTTCCAAATCATCGGCACGGACATCTCCCCCAGCATGCTGGAATCGGCCAAGACGGGGAAATATGATGCCCTGGCCTTGTCGCGCGGCCTGTCGCCGGAGCGCAAGCAACGCTTCTTCCAGGCGCAAGGCGATCTCTGGCAGGTCAAGGACGAGATCCGCAACCGCGTGCGTTTCGCCGAACTCAATCTTATGAATAACTACGCCTCGTTGGGCAAGTTCAATATTGTATTTTGCCGCAATGTGCTGATCTATTTCTCGTCCCAGCTCAAGCGCGACATTTTGCGCCGCATCGCCCAGACCATGGTGCCCGGCGGTTATCTGTTTCTCGGTTCCACCGAGACCATCGCCAGCTACTCTGACGCCTTCGATACCGTGCGCCACGAGGGCGGCATCGTTTATCGTCTCAAGGCCAATACCGGCACGCCCAGCGTGCCGGGTTTTCCCAGCGCCACACGCTAG
- the flgG gene encoding flagellar basal-body rod protein FlgG (makes up the distal portion of the flagellar basal body rod): MNSALWVAKTGLDAQQTRMSVISNNLANVNTTGYKQSRAAFEDLLYQNVRQAGGQSSQDTVLPSGLMLGTGVRTVATEKIFTQGNIVQTDNALDMAIDGQGFFQILRPDGSLGYSRDGTFQVDAQGQLVTSNGYTLQPAITIPEDAQSITIGNDGVVSVVQAGQTAPTQVGTVQLADFINPAGLQPIGENLFTETGASGAPQIGNPGVSGLGTIRQGALETSNVNVVQEMVNMIESQRAYEMNSKVISSVDQMLQYASNNL, encoded by the coding sequence ATGAATTCAGCATTATGGGTCGCCAAGACCGGACTGGATGCGCAACAGACGCGCATGTCGGTCATTTCCAACAACCTGGCCAATGTGAACACCACCGGCTACAAGCAGAGCCGCGCCGCCTTTGAAGACCTGCTCTATCAAAACGTACGCCAGGCCGGCGGGCAATCGTCGCAGGACACCGTCCTGCCGTCGGGGCTGATGCTGGGTACCGGTGTACGCACCGTGGCCACGGAAAAGATCTTTACTCAGGGCAACATCGTACAGACCGACAACGCCCTGGATATGGCCATCGACGGGCAGGGCTTTTTCCAGATCCTGCGCCCTGACGGCAGCCTGGGCTATAGCCGCGACGGTACCTTCCAGGTGGATGCCCAGGGGCAGTTGGTGACCTCCAACGGTTACACCCTGCAGCCTGCCATCACCATCCCCGAAGACGCCCAGTCCATCACCATCGGTAACGACGGCGTGGTCTCCGTGGTGCAGGCGGGCCAGACCGCGCCTACCCAGGTCGGCACCGTGCAGTTGGCCGATTTCATCAATCCCGCCGGATTGCAACCCATCGGTGAAAACCTGTTTACCGAGACCGGCGCCAGTGGTGCACCGCAAATCGGCAACCCGGGTGTGAGCGGGTTGGGCACCATCCGTCAGGGGGCGCTCGAGACCTCGAACGTGAACGTGGTCCAGGAGATGGTCAATATGATCGAATCCCAGCGCGCCTATGAGATGAACTCAAAGGTCATCTCGTCTGTTGATCAGATGCTGCAATACGCATCCAACAATCTATAA
- a CDS encoding flagellar basal-body rod protein FlgC produces MGLFNVFDVSGSAMNAQTVRLNTIASNLANAESISGNPDQVYKAKTPMFETLLQQESNQNSVGVKVKEILESQAAPVIRHDPNHPLADAEGNVYLPNIDTVQEMANMMSASRSYQNNVEVFNTSKQLLMRTINLGR; encoded by the coding sequence ATGGGGCTGTTTAATGTATTCGATGTGTCGGGCTCGGCCATGAACGCGCAAACGGTGCGACTCAATACCATCGCCAGCAATCTCGCCAATGCCGAAAGTATCAGCGGTAATCCGGATCAGGTCTATAAGGCCAAAACGCCCATGTTTGAAACCTTGTTGCAGCAAGAGAGCAATCAGAACTCGGTGGGCGTCAAGGTGAAGGAGATTCTTGAAAGCCAGGCCGCACCGGTGATTCGCCACGACCCGAATCACCCCCTGGCCGACGCCGAGGGCAATGTCTATCTGCCCAATATTGATACCGTCCAAGAGATGGCTAACATGATGTCGGCATCGCGTTCTTACCAGAATAATGTGGAAGTCTTTAACACTTCAAAGCAGCTGTTGATGCGCACCATCAACCTGGGCCGCTAA
- the flgB gene encoding flagellar biosynthesis protein FlgB (with FlgF and C makes up the proximal portion of the flagellar basal body rod), with the protein MPMSLDNVFGLHATALRLRAQRTELLASNLANADTPNYKAKDMDFQAAMKQAVAGQSAGALKTTHAGHMTGSGTGGMEDYVKFRIPTQPALDGNTVETHVEQAAFSRNAMEYQATLRFLEGKSKSIVNAIKGES; encoded by the coding sequence ATGCCCATGAGTTTAGATAACGTATTCGGATTACACGCAACCGCCTTGCGCCTACGGGCGCAGCGCACCGAGCTACTGGCGTCCAATCTGGCCAATGCCGACACGCCCAACTACAAGGCCAAGGATATGGATTTCCAGGCGGCCATGAAGCAGGCTGTGGCCGGGCAAAGCGCGGGCGCCCTAAAAACCACCCATGCCGGCCACATGACGGGCAGCGGCACCGGCGGCATGGAGGACTACGTCAAGTTCCGCATTCCCACCCAGCCGGCGCTCGACGGCAATACTGTCGAGACCCATGTGGAACAAGCCGCCTTCTCTCGCAATGCCATGGAATACCAGGCCACCTTGCGTTTTCTCGAAGGCAAAAGCAAATCCATCGTCAACGCCATCAAAGGAGAGTCCTAA
- a CDS encoding imidazole glycerol phosphate synthase subunit HisF, with translation MPHSRLIARLDIKAPNLIKGVHLEGLRKLGDPNEFARRYYQSGVDELLYMDIVASLYERNNLTEVIQYTAQNIFIPFTVGGGVRSVEDVAAILRAGADKVAMNTAAVRRPALISEAARRFGSQCVVLSIEAKQRGQGAGWEAYTDNGREHTGLDVIDWAKQAATLGAGEILLTSVDQEGTRKGMDTDLIAAVSEAVSIPVIASGGVGDPEHVGQALQLGADAVAVADALHYDRFSVHALHKAMRAAGSSVRHIPDPGELPEVCR, from the coding sequence ATGCCGCACTCACGACTCATCGCCCGTCTCGACATCAAGGCCCCTAATCTCATCAAGGGCGTTCACTTGGAGGGCCTGCGCAAACTCGGCGATCCCAACGAATTCGCCCGCCGTTACTATCAAAGCGGCGTGGACGAGCTGCTTTATATGGATATCGTCGCTTCGCTGTATGAACGCAATAACCTGACCGAGGTCATCCAATACACGGCACAGAATATTTTTATCCCCTTCACCGTCGGTGGCGGTGTACGCAGCGTCGAAGACGTCGCCGCCATCCTGCGCGCCGGCGCCGACAAGGTAGCCATGAACACGGCGGCCGTGCGGCGGCCGGCACTGATCAGTGAGGCGGCGCGGCGTTTTGGCAGCCAATGCGTGGTGCTGTCCATCGAGGCCAAACAGCGCGGCCAAGGCGCAGGGTGGGAGGCCTACACAGATAACGGTCGTGAACATACCGGTCTGGACGTGATCGATTGGGCCAAGCAGGCGGCGACACTTGGGGCAGGCGAAATCCTACTCACCTCGGTCGACCAGGAGGGTACCCGCAAGGGGATGGACACCGACTTGATCGCCGCGGTCAGCGAGGCGGTGTCTATCCCGGTCATCGCCTCCGGTGGCGTGGGCGACCCTGAACATGTCGGCCAGGCCTTGCAACTGGGCGCCGACGCCGTCGCGGTGGCCGATGCCCTGCACTATGACCGATTCAGTGTGCACGCCTTACACAAGGCCATGCGCGCGGCCGGCAGCTCGGTGCGTCATATCCCCGATCCCGGTGAACTGCCCGAGGTGTGCCGATGA